From a single Fusobacterium pseudoperiodonticum genomic region:
- a CDS encoding type II toxin-antitoxin system RelE family toxin: MKYNVEYSKTAMNTIKKLDSLTSKLIRTWIEKNLIDTENPRIKGKALTGDLKGLWRYRVGDYRILADIQDDKIVILILDIGHRSKIYL, from the coding sequence ATGAAATATAATGTGGAATATTCTAAAACTGCTATGAATACTATAAAGAAATTGGATAGTTTAACTTCAAAGTTAATAAGAACTTGGATAGAGAAAAATTTAATTGATACAGAAAATCCTAGAATAAAAGGTAAAGCCTTAACAGGTGATTTAAAAGGATTGTGGCGTTATAGAGTAGGAGATTATAGGATATTAGCTGATATTCAAGATGATAAAATAGTTATCTTAATTTTGGATATAGGACATAGAAGCAAAATATATTTATAA
- the relB gene encoding type II toxin-antitoxin system RelB family antitoxin has protein sequence MGTTATLRLDETEKAIIQNYASSKGMTMSEFMKKVVLDYIEDEYDLKIYKEYLKEKENSTLKTYSHKEVWGE, from the coding sequence ATGGGAACAACAGCAACATTAAGATTAGATGAAACAGAAAAAGCAATCATACAAAATTATGCAAGTAGTAAAGGAATGACTATGTCTGAATTTATGAAAAAAGTAGTTCTTGATTATATTGAAGATGAATATGATTTAAAAATTTATAAAGAATATTTAAAAGAAAAAGAAAATAGTACTTTAAAGACTTATTCACATAAAGAAGTTTGGGGAGAATAG
- a CDS encoding ACP phosphodiesterase — protein MNFLGHSLISIEIDESTDKKTLYGNFTGDYYKGLVDRIELPETLKEGIRLHRIIDKVSDRKENYLNELLVDKFGIFKGIVSDMFIDHFLSKNFHKLFNKDIKLIEKKILNAIEENRNIFPKDFERMFKWLNDRNVMSNYKDIDFLERAFEGLARNIRKGEILNLATTELKKNYNLFEEKSIKEFFYVKDKSIEEFLTCYGLMNL, from the coding sequence ATGAATTTTTTAGGACACTCATTGATTTCAATTGAGATTGATGAAAGCACAGATAAAAAGACTTTATATGGTAATTTTACAGGTGATTACTATAAAGGTTTAGTTGATAGAATAGAGCTTCCAGAAACTTTAAAAGAGGGTATTAGACTGCATAGAATAATTGATAAAGTTTCAGATAGAAAAGAAAACTATTTAAATGAATTATTAGTAGATAAATTTGGAATTTTTAAAGGGATAGTATCAGATATGTTTATTGACCATTTCTTATCAAAAAATTTCCATAAATTATTTAATAAAGATATTAAACTCATTGAAAAGAAAATATTGAATGCAATTGAAGAAAATAGAAATATTTTTCCAAAAGATTTCGAGAGAATGTTTAAATGGTTGAATGATAGAAATGTTATGTCAAATTACAAAGATATAGATTTCTTAGAAAGAGCTTTTGAAGGCTTAGCTAGAAATATAAGAAAAGGTGAAATTTTAAATTTAGCTACAACTGAGTTAAAAAAGAATTATAATCTATTTGAAGAAAAATCTATAAAAGAATTTTTCTATGTAAAAGATAAAAGTATAGAAGAATTCTTAACTTGTTATGGATTAATGAACCTATAA
- a CDS encoding GntR family transcriptional regulator: protein MFEKIEIKRKTLASIAYDTIKAGIVSGEINNSLSLSENTLAKILNMSRTPIREAIKRLEAESYLKSVDGVGLIVQELSLKDLAEIYEVRIALEKVALESAIFKIDSQSLFNLECELENLLTSYNLNNQIDDEYLYELDSKFHNTLYLASENTCVKEILKTLEIKIHRYQYKAYKVSNTGKEATIQHLNILKEVKSKNLENVKKLLEEHIKWSFEILKDAMLK, encoded by the coding sequence TTGTTTGAAAAAATAGAAATAAAAAGAAAAACTTTAGCATCTATTGCTTATGATACAATAAAAGCTGGAATTGTTTCTGGTGAAATTAATAATAGTTTGTCATTGTCTGAAAATACTTTAGCAAAAATTCTTAATATGAGTAGAACTCCTATAAGGGAAGCTATAAAAAGATTAGAGGCTGAAAGTTATTTAAAAAGTGTTGACGGTGTTGGTTTAATTGTTCAGGAACTTTCATTAAAAGATTTAGCAGAAATATACGAAGTAAGAATAGCATTAGAAAAAGTTGCATTAGAATCAGCAATTTTTAAAATAGACTCTCAAAGTTTATTTAATTTAGAATGTGAATTAGAAAATCTTCTAACTTCATATAATTTAAATAATCAAATAGATGATGAATACTTATATGAGTTAGATTCAAAATTTCATAACACACTATATTTAGCTAGTGAAAATACATGTGTTAAAGAGATTTTAAAAACTTTAGAAATTAAAATACATAGATATCAATATAAAGCCTATAAGGTATCAAATACTGGAAAAGAGGCAACAATTCAGCATTTAAATATCCTAAAAGAAGTTAAAAGTAAAAATTTAGAAAATGTCAAAAAATTATTAGAAGAACATATAAAATGGTCATTTGAAATATTAAAGGATGCTATGTTAAAATAG
- a CDS encoding NAD(P)-dependent oxidoreductase, whose product MKKLFWIIDEEWSDYETEIEILKKTFLDCEIKMSNYNYKEDLEKFGYKADGILAQVYADIPKTTIDKLENCKGIAIYGGGYDRIDIKAARNKNISVTNVQGYCAEDLADYIIAAMYLFNKKIEYFYNNLDSKFWGAPAVKENIKRLSNQKLLIIGFGTIGKILAKRVSSLGIKVLVYDEFLSEAEIKKYNVEKVSWEEGLKQADYISINLKGCDENIDKLSMKDFKLMKNTAYIINTARGKILKEDDLIEAVKNKIIAGAVLDVIKTEPPTGDEAILHCDNIIVTPHISYISEESFKDLKLKTLKNLIDMMNDKKPIDLVN is encoded by the coding sequence ATGAAAAAATTGTTTTGGATAATAGATGAAGAATGGTCTGATTATGAAACTGAAATTGAAATTTTAAAAAAAACTTTTCTAGATTGTGAAATAAAAATGTCAAATTATAATTATAAAGAAGATTTGGAAAAATTTGGATATAAAGCTGATGGGATTTTAGCACAAGTTTATGCAGATATTCCAAAAACTACCATTGACAAATTAGAAAATTGTAAAGGAATTGCTATTTATGGTGGTGGTTATGATAGAATAGATATAAAAGCTGCCAGAAATAAAAATATCTCAGTTACTAATGTACAAGGGTATTGTGCAGAAGATTTAGCAGACTATATAATTGCAGCGATGTATTTATTTAACAAGAAAATAGAATATTTTTATAATAATTTAGATAGTAAATTTTGGGGAGCACCCGCTGTTAAAGAAAATATAAAAAGACTAAGTAATCAAAAGTTATTAATAATTGGTTTTGGAACTATTGGTAAGATACTTGCCAAAAGAGTATCTTCTCTTGGAATAAAGGTTTTGGTTTATGATGAATTTTTATCAGAAGCTGAGATAAAAAAATATAATGTTGAAAAAGTTTCTTGGGAAGAGGGATTAAAACAAGCTGATTACATTAGTATAAATTTAAAAGGGTGCGATGAGAATATTGATAAACTTTCTATGAAAGATTTTAAACTAATGAAAAATACAGCTTATATTATTAATACAGCAAGAGGAAAAATATTAAAAGAAGATGACTTGATTGAAGCAGTAAAAAATAAAATAATAGCTGGTGCTGTGCTTGATGTTATAAAAACTGAACCACCTACTGGAGATGAAGCTATTTTACATTGTGATAATATAATTGTGACACCACATATTTCATATATATCAGAGGAATCTTTTAAAGATTTGAAATTAAAAACTTTAAAAAATTTAATAGATATGATGAATGATAAAAAACCAATAGACTTGGTTAATTAA
- a CDS encoding TRAP transporter large permease, with the protein MDVAMLFLIFFILLMLSVPIGYAIGIATLITLICFSSIPITMIAQNAVAGVDSFPLLAIPFFMLAGNLMSSGGIAKRLVDFFESIIGHITGGLGMVTVVVCMFFAAISGSAVATVSAVGAFMIPEMVKHGYSKSFSAALTAAAGTIGVIIPPSVPFVIYGVVSGSSITELFTAGFLPGILMGVALIIICYIVSKKNGYKGTDRKPSLKEIFMSFKKAFWAILSPVIILGGIYSGKFTPTEAAVISVVYSFIVGVFIYKELTFKGAYVAFKDAIVVNGATTFMVGLSTAFAALLTMEQIPAKIASFILSISNNGFIVLLLINIFLLVVGMFIDNIPATIILTPILLPIAVSFGMSPITFGIMLTMNLAIGFCTPPYGIDLFVASAISKVGMDQISKQILKLIVGLIIVLLLVTYVKPITTIFLN; encoded by the coding sequence ATGGATGTAGCTATGTTATTCTTAATATTTTTTATTCTACTTATGCTAAGTGTACCTATAGGATATGCAATTGGAATAGCAACATTAATTACTTTGATTTGTTTTTCCAGTATACCAATTACAATGATAGCACAAAATGCTGTAGCAGGAGTAGATTCATTTCCTTTATTAGCGATTCCTTTCTTTATGTTAGCAGGAAATTTAATGAGTAGTGGTGGAATAGCAAAAAGACTTGTAGATTTTTTTGAAAGTATAATAGGACATATAACAGGTGGCTTAGGAATGGTAACAGTAGTTGTGTGCATGTTTTTTGCAGCTATATCTGGTTCAGCTGTAGCTACTGTATCAGCTGTTGGTGCTTTTATGATACCTGAAATGGTGAAACATGGATATAGTAAATCCTTTAGTGCCGCATTAACTGCAGCGGCAGGTACAATAGGAGTAATAATTCCACCAAGTGTTCCTTTTGTTATCTATGGAGTTGTATCAGGATCATCAATTACAGAGTTGTTTACAGCTGGTTTTTTACCAGGTATTTTAATGGGAGTAGCTTTGATAATTATTTGTTATATTGTTTCAAAGAAAAATGGATATAAAGGAACTGATAGAAAACCTTCTTTAAAAGAAATTTTTATGAGTTTTAAAAAAGCATTTTGGGCAATTTTATCACCAGTTATTATCTTAGGTGGAATTTATTCAGGAAAATTTACACCTACTGAAGCAGCTGTAATATCAGTAGTATATTCTTTTATAGTTGGAGTTTTTATCTATAAAGAATTAACTTTTAAAGGTGCATATGTTGCTTTTAAAGATGCAATAGTAGTTAATGGAGCAACAACATTTATGGTAGGTCTATCTACAGCTTTTGCTGCACTTTTAACAATGGAACAAATACCAGCTAAAATTGCTTCATTTATATTATCAATTAGTAATAATGGATTCATAGTTCTTCTATTGATTAATATTTTTTTACTAGTTGTTGGAATGTTTATTGACAATATACCTGCAACTATAATACTTACTCCTATTTTACTTCCAATAGCAGTGTCTTTTGGAATGTCTCCTATTACATTTGGAATAATGTTAACAATGAATTTAGCTATTGGTTTTTGTACACCACCATATGGAATAGATTTATTTGTCGCATCAGCTATTTCAAAAGTTGGGATGGATCAAATTTCTAAACAAATATTAAAATTAATAGTTGGTTTAATTATAGTCTTACTATTGGTAACTTATGTTAAACCTATAACAACAATTTTTCTGAACTGA
- a CDS encoding TRAP transporter small permease: MRKILQKYDKFEEYLLIGTLVFNVLLIFSQILMRTIFNYSLSWTEELSRYIFIWQTWLGTSIALKYKQHIRVEILINFLKKIKNKKILEVLVNFIWISFSAFLLYAGILLCKSMIARNVLSSGMRIPLVFIYSCLPISSLIVLIRLINDTINLIKRKE, translated from the coding sequence ATGAGAAAAATTCTTCAAAAATATGATAAATTTGAGGAGTATTTATTAATAGGAACTTTAGTTTTCAACGTATTACTAATTTTTTCTCAAATTCTTATGAGAACAATTTTTAATTACTCATTGTCTTGGACAGAAGAATTATCTAGATATATTTTTATTTGGCAAACTTGGTTAGGAACAAGCATTGCATTAAAATATAAACAACACATTAGAGTTGAAATATTAATAAATTTTTTAAAAAAAATAAAAAATAAAAAAATATTAGAAGTATTAGTGAATTTTATTTGGATTAGTTTTAGTGCTTTCTTATTATATGCAGGTATTTTATTGTGTAAATCTATGATAGCAAGAAATGTATTGTCTTCAGGAATGAGAATACCTTTAGTGTTTATCTATTCTTGTTTACCTATAAGTTCATTGATTGTTTTAATTAGATTAATTAATGATACAATAAATTTAATTAAGAGAAAAGAGTAG
- a CDS encoding TRAP transporter substrate-binding protein encodes MKFKKINLLVVFLFVFMLFGCGKSNENNEAKEEKEVVLKVAHVEPETRSTNRALLIFKEEVEEASKGSIKIEIYPNGALGGDVQLTESVAMGTIDMALPSTSVLTSYTDNFGILDMPYLFISSEAAFNAMDGKMGEYFNEALKSSGLVNLGYTYNGPRSITNSVREIKKPEDLKGIKVRVMESPVFIDFFRTLGANPTPMSFTEVYTALQQGAVEAQENPPSLIYANKFYEVQKFLSITEHVHNFLAFIMNAEKFNSLSDEQKAILQEKAKKYIENQRKMELEDNNKYIELLGTEGKLKVNILTADEKEKFKKALQPMYDKYKKNFGDDLFKIADEYNK; translated from the coding sequence ATGAAATTCAAAAAAATTAATTTATTAGTAGTATTTTTATTTGTTTTTATGCTATTTGGTTGTGGAAAAAGTAATGAAAATAATGAAGCAAAAGAAGAGAAAGAAGTAGTTTTAAAAGTTGCACATGTTGAACCTGAAACAAGATCTACTAATAGGGCTCTTCTAATCTTTAAGGAAGAAGTAGAAGAAGCTTCTAAGGGAAGTATAAAAATAGAAATATATCCAAATGGAGCTCTTGGAGGAGATGTTCAATTGACAGAATCTGTTGCTATGGGAACAATTGATATGGCTTTACCTTCAACATCTGTTTTAACATCATATACTGATAATTTTGGAATTTTAGATATGCCTTATCTTTTTATATCTTCGGAAGCTGCATTTAATGCAATGGATGGAAAAATGGGTGAATATTTTAATGAAGCTCTAAAATCATCTGGATTAGTAAACTTAGGTTATACATATAATGGACCTAGAAGTATAACAAATAGTGTAAGAGAAATAAAGAAACCAGAAGATTTAAAAGGAATAAAAGTTAGAGTAATGGAAAGCCCTGTTTTTATCGACTTCTTTAGAACATTAGGTGCTAATCCAACTCCTATGAGTTTTACTGAAGTATATACTGCTTTACAACAAGGAGCTGTTGAAGCACAAGAGAATCCACCTTCATTAATATATGCAAATAAATTTTATGAAGTACAAAAATTTTTAAGTATTACAGAACATGTCCATAATTTTCTTGCATTTATTATGAATGCAGAGAAATTTAATTCTTTAAGCGATGAACAAAAAGCTATATTACAAGAAAAAGCAAAAAAATATATAGAAAATCAAAGAAAAATGGAACTTGAAGATAATAATAAATATATAGAATTATTGGGAACTGAAGGAAAATTAAAAGTTAATATTTTAACTGCTGATGAAAAAGAAAAATTTAAAAAAGCCCTTCAACCAATGTATGATAAATATAAGAAAAATTTTGGAGATGATTTATTCAAAATTGCAGATGAATATAATAAATAA
- a CDS encoding aconitase X swivel domain-containing protein — protein sequence MKEKIFKCHKISEGCIEGEVIISKDDVMFYLIKPETGEVIEPEHDLENKIISNKILIFPSGKGSSVVQADGLYQLKMKNNAPKAMIIQRPETVLVASAIIMEIPMVDKVEEEFYKIIKNGDRIRLDATNGEIEIL from the coding sequence ATGAAAGAAAAAATTTTTAAGTGTCATAAGATTTCAGAAGGTTGTATTGAAGGGGAAGTTATCATTTCAAAAGATGATGTAATGTTTTATCTCATAAAACCTGAAACTGGAGAAGTTATTGAGCCAGAACATGATTTAGAAAATAAAATTATATCAAATAAAATATTAATTTTTCCAAGTGGAAAAGGAAGTTCAGTTGTACAAGCAGATGGACTTTATCAATTAAAAATGAAAAATAATGCTCCTAAAGCTATGATAATACAAAGACCTGAAACTGTTTTAGTTGCAAGTGCAATTATTATGGAAATACCAATGGTTGATAAGGTTGAAGAAGAATTTTATAAAATAATTAAAAATGGAGATAGAATAAGATTGGATGCAACAAATGGAGAAATAGAAATCTTATAA
- a CDS encoding aconitase X catalytic domain-containing protein, with the protein MKLTDDQKDLLNGKYGEGAAIAMKIQIAIGESFEAERMVPITRAHVALSNQDADLWFAEKLLNAGAKCRVTPTVNPGFCLSYFKEKGLVLEEDYKMMRRTEEAYKGLGAQLTYNCTPYIDTNVPNFGEIIAFSESSATPYANAVWGARTNREGANSALCAAITGYVPEYGLLFDENRKGNILVEVKADMKNDYCYHMLGMCGKKIGHGIPVFTGLPKHISKEALRNLGAQLNTSGAYDMYHILGVTPEAPDLETAFGNKEAQRKVIITNDDFEDVLKEISLEGNRKIDFVMFGCPHFTLDEVKYIADKIKDKKLKKDMYILTSSYIRDMAIRMGLNDIIEKAGGSIIPDTCPDQPCWHHLKGKIGVTESPKCAYYPQRRGIYFVIRDLDTCIEAALTGEVK; encoded by the coding sequence ATGAAACTAACAGACGATCAAAAAGATTTATTGAATGGAAAATATGGTGAAGGAGCAGCAATAGCAATGAAAATTCAGATAGCTATAGGGGAGTCATTTGAAGCAGAAAGGATGGTTCCTATAACAAGAGCTCATGTTGCACTAAGTAATCAAGATGCAGATCTGTGGTTTGCAGAAAAGTTATTAAATGCTGGAGCAAAGTGTAGAGTTACTCCTACAGTTAATCCAGGATTCTGTTTATCGTATTTTAAAGAAAAAGGACTTGTGCTTGAAGAAGATTATAAAATGATGAGAAGAACAGAAGAAGCTTATAAAGGTCTTGGTGCCCAATTAACATATAATTGTACTCCATATATTGATACAAATGTACCTAATTTTGGTGAAATTATTGCTTTTTCTGAATCAAGTGCAACCCCTTATGCAAATGCAGTGTGGGGAGCAAGAACAAATAGAGAAGGAGCTAATAGTGCTTTATGTGCTGCAATAACAGGTTATGTTCCTGAGTATGGATTATTATTTGATGAAAATAGAAAAGGAAATATTTTGGTTGAAGTAAAGGCAGATATGAAAAATGATTATTGCTATCATATGTTAGGAATGTGTGGAAAAAAAATAGGACATGGTATTCCTGTATTTACTGGATTACCTAAACATATTTCTAAAGAAGCTTTAAGAAATTTAGGAGCACAATTAAATACATCTGGAGCATATGATATGTATCATATTTTAGGTGTTACTCCAGAAGCCCCAGATTTAGAAACTGCTTTTGGTAATAAGGAAGCTCAAAGAAAAGTTATTATAACAAATGATGACTTCGAAGATGTCTTAAAAGAAATTTCTCTTGAAGGAAATAGAAAAATAGATTTTGTAATGTTTGGATGTCCTCATTTTACACTTGATGAGGTAAAATATATAGCTGATAAAATTAAAGATAAAAAATTAAAAAAAGATATGTATATTTTAACATCTAGTTATATAAGAGATATGGCTATAAGAATGGGACTTAATGATATTATAGAAAAAGCAGGAGGCTCAATAATTCCAGATACATGTCCTGATCAACCATGTTGGCATCATTTAAAAGGAAAAATTGGAGTTACAGAATCACCAAAATGTGCATATTATCCTCAAAGAAGAGGAATATATTTTGTAATTAGAGATTTAGATACATGTATAGAAGCTGCATTGACTGGAGAGGTGAAGTAA
- a CDS encoding leucine-rich repeat domain-containing protein, producing the protein MDQNIWEYDDFIFKGDELKGMTAKGKDKVKTGGQTDLVIPAVTPDGLPLKKIADNAFYRRGLTSVVIPDTVESIGYDAFGVCKLKEVKLPEALVNIEGFAFYRNKLAKVEFGSKVKRIEPSAFAMNELSEIALPETLEYIGASAFYKNAFETITFPKALTKIDMYAFRKNNIHKVEVANSVDLHKFAFESFTTVERV; encoded by the coding sequence ATGGATCAAAATATATGGGAATATGATGATTTTATTTTCAAAGGTGACGAACTAAAAGGTATGACAGCAAAAGGTAAAGACAAAGTAAAAACTGGAGGTCAAACTGATTTAGTAATACCAGCAGTAACTCCTGATGGATTACCTCTAAAAAAAATAGCTGACAATGCTTTTTACAGAAGAGGATTAACTTCTGTTGTGATCCCTGATACAGTTGAAAGTATTGGATATGATGCTTTTGGAGTATGTAAATTAAAAGAAGTTAAATTGCCAGAAGCATTAGTAAATATAGAAGGATTTGCATTCTATAGAAATAAATTAGCTAAAGTTGAATTTGGAAGCAAAGTAAAAAGAATAGAACCAAGTGCATTTGCTATGAATGAACTTTCTGAAATAGCTCTTCCTGAAACTTTAGAATATATAGGAGCATCAGCTTTCTATAAAAATGCTTTTGAAACAATAACTTTCCCTAAAGCATTGACTAAAATAGATATGTATGCTTTTAGAAAAAATAATATTCATAAAGTAGAAGTTGCAAATTCAGTAGATTTACATAAGTTTGCATTTGAATCTTTCACAACTGTTGAAAGAGTATAG
- a CDS encoding 2-hydroxyacyl-CoA dehydratase subunit D, whose translation MAEIKELLEQFKYYAENPRKQLDKYLAEGKKAVGIFPYYAPEEIVYAGGMVPFGVWGGQGPIEKAKDYFPTFYYSLALRCLEMALDGTLDGLSASIITTLDDTLRPFSQNYKVSAGRKIPMVFLNHGQHRKEEFGKQYNARIFRNAKEELEKICDVKITDENLKNAFKVYNDNREEKRRFIKLAAKHPQSIKASDRSNVLKSSYFMLKDEHTALLRKLNQELEAIPEEQWDGVRVVTSGVITDNPGLLEVFDNYKVCVVADDVAHESRALKVDIDLSIADPMLALADQFARMDEDPILYDPDIYKRPKYVLDLVKENNADGCLLFMMNFNDTEEMEYPSLKQAFDAAKVPLIKMGYDQQMVDFGQVKTQLETFNELVQLSRF comes from the coding sequence ATGGCTGAAATTAAGGAATTGTTAGAACAATTTAAGTACTATGCAGAAAACCCTAGAAAGCAATTAGACAAATATCTTGCTGAAGGAAAGAAAGCAGTAGGTATATTCCCTTATTATGCACCTGAAGAAATAGTTTATGCAGGTGGAATGGTTCCATTTGGTGTATGGGGAGGGCAAGGACCTATTGAAAAAGCAAAGGATTATTTCCCTACTTTCTATTACTCATTAGCTTTAAGATGTTTAGAAATGGCTTTAGATGGAACATTAGATGGTTTATCTGCTTCAATAATTACTACACTTGACGATACATTAAGACCATTTTCACAAAACTATAAAGTAAGTGCAGGAAGAAAGATACCTATGGTATTCTTAAACCATGGACAACATAGAAAAGAAGAATTTGGTAAACAATACAATGCAAGAATTTTCAGAAATGCTAAAGAAGAATTAGAAAAAATCTGTGATGTAAAAATTACTGATGAAAATTTAAAAAATGCATTCAAAGTTTATAATGACAATAGAGAAGAAAAGAGAAGATTTATAAAATTAGCTGCTAAACATCCACAAAGTATTAAAGCATCTGATAGATCTAATGTTTTAAAAAGCTCATACTTCATGTTAAAGGATGAACATACAGCTTTACTAAGAAAATTAAATCAAGAATTAGAAGCTATCCCTGAAGAACAATGGGATGGAGTAAGAGTTGTTACAAGTGGAGTTATCACAGACAACCCTGGACTTCTAGAAGTATTTGATAACTATAAAGTATGCGTAGTTGCAGATGATGTAGCTCATGAATCAAGAGCATTAAAGGTTGATATAGACTTATCTATAGCTGACCCAATGTTAGCACTTGCTGACCAATTTGCTCGTATGGATGAAGATCCTATTCTTTATGATCCAGATATATACAAGAGACCTAAATATGTATTAGATTTAGTTAAAGAAAATAATGCAGATGGTTGTCTACTATTTATGATGAACTTCAATGATACTGAAGAAATGGAATATCCATCATTAAAACAAGCATTTGATGCTGCTAAAGTTCCATTAATTAAAATGGGATATGATCAACAAATGGTAGACTTTGGACAAGTTAAAACTCAACTTGAAACATTTAACGAATTAGTACAATTAAGCAGATTCTAG
- a CDS encoding 2-hydroxyacyl-CoA dehydratase subunit D — MGKMEKLPNKTPRPIEGHKPAAAILRGVVDKVYANAWEAKKRGELVGWSSSKFPIELAKAFDLNVVYPENHAASAAAKKDGLRLCQAAEDMGYDNDICGYARISLAYAAGEPTDARRMPQPDFLLCCNNICNMMTKWYENIARMHNIPLIMIDIPFSNTVDVPEEKIDYLIGQFNHAIKQLEELTGKKFDEKKFEDACARANRTAAAWLKSCKYMGYKPSPLSGFDLFNHMADIVAARCDEEAAMGFELLAEEFEQSIKEGTSTWEYPEEHRILFEGIPCWPGLKPLFEPLKDNGVNVTAVVYAPAFGFRYENIREMAAAYCKAPCSVCIETGVEWRETMAKENGISGALVNYNRSCKPWSGAMPEIERRWKEDLGIPVVHFDGDQADERNFSTEQYNTRVQGLVEIMQERKEERLANGEEVYTNFENTKETDWSKETIKH; from the coding sequence ATGGGAAAAATGGAAAAATTACCTAATAAAACACCAAGACCGATAGAAGGGCATAAACCTGCTGCTGCTATCTTAAGAGGTGTGGTTGATAAAGTTTATGCAAATGCATGGGAAGCAAAAAAGAGAGGAGAATTAGTTGGATGGAGTTCATCTAAGTTTCCAATCGAATTGGCTAAAGCTTTTGACTTAAATGTTGTATATCCTGAAAACCATGCTGCATCTGCAGCAGCTAAAAAAGATGGATTAAGACTATGTCAAGCTGCAGAAGATATGGGATATGACAATGATATTTGTGGATACGCTAGAATCAGTTTAGCATATGCTGCAGGGGAACCAACAGATGCAAGAAGAATGCCACAACCAGACTTCTTACTATGTTGTAACAACATCTGTAACATGATGACTAAATGGTATGAAAATATAGCAAGAATGCACAATATTCCATTAATAATGATAGATATACCTTTCTCAAATACTGTAGATGTACCTGAAGAAAAAATTGATTATCTAATTGGACAATTTAATCATGCTATTAAACAATTAGAAGAATTAACTGGAAAGAAATTTGATGAAAAGAAATTTGAAGATGCTTGTGCAAGAGCTAACAGAACAGCAGCAGCTTGGTTAAAATCTTGTAAATATATGGGATATAAACCATCTCCATTAAGTGGATTTGACTTATTTAATCACATGGCAGACATCGTTGCTGCTAGATGTGATGAAGAAGCAGCTATGGGATTTGAATTACTAGCAGAAGAATTTGAACAATCTATAAAAGAAGGAACTTCAACTTGGGAATATCCAGAAGAACACAGAATTCTATTTGAAGGAATTCCTTGTTGGCCAGGATTAAAACCATTATTTGAACCTTTAAAAGACAATGGAGTAAATGTAACTGCAGTTGTTTATGCACCAGCATTTGGATTCAGATATGAAAATATAAGAGAAATGGCAGCAGCTTATTGTAAAGCACCTTGTTCTGTATGTATAGAAACAGGAGTTGAATGGAGAGAAACTATGGCTAAAGAAAATGGTATAAGTGGAGCACTTGTAAACTATAACCGTAGTTGTAAACCTTGGAGTGGTGCAATGCCAGAAATAGAAAGAAGATGGAAAGAAGACTTAGGAATTCCAGTTGTTCACTTTGATGGAGACCAAGCTGATGAAAGAAACTTCTCAACTGAACAGTATAATACAAGAGTACAAGGGCTTGTTGAAATAATGCAAGAAAGAAAAGAAGAAAGATTGGCAAATGGAGAAGAAGTTTATACAAACTTTGAAAATACTAAAGAAACTGACTGGTCTAAAGAAACAATAAAACATTAA